Within the Metasolibacillus fluoroglycofenilyticus genome, the region TCGTGAAGGCTATGAGCATTATTTAGAAAAATGTGAGCAGTTTGGGATTGAGCCTGTTAATTTTCATTTTTACTTAATACAGCTATCTCAAGAGCAGCTAGTATCATTCACAGAACAGGCACGCACATTGCGAGCGGGTATTTAAGCATGAATAATCTCGCCGCCGTCATAGAACGTAAATAAAACAAACTTTATGACTTTGAAATGTCCATAAAGTTTGTTTTTTGCATCAATCATTTAATGGGTGATTTTTCATAACCTCTTGAATTTGTTCATCCTCAATATGCGTATAAATTTGTGTTGTTGCAACACTTGAATGCCCTAATATATGCTGTAGGCTACGAATATCTGCCCCCGCTCGGTACATTAATGTTGCGGATGTATGGCGCAGCTTGTGTGGCGATAGCTTTTCCTTATTCAATGTTGCTGTATTCAATTGCTTTATAATTTTGGCGATGGACTGTCTTGCAAAGCGCGTCCCCTTCTGTGAAACAAAAAGCGGCTCTGCTCCATCTCCTTTATATGTATGGCGCGTCGGTAAATATTGCTGCAACGCATCATAGCAACGCTCATTCATAAAGACTGTTCTTTCCTTATTCCCCTTCCCCATAACTGTAATATGCTGCCCCTGAATCGATTGTAAATTTAGTGAGCATAGCTCGGTTACACGGATGCCGAGGTTTAAGAAAAACATCACAATGCAATAATCACGTTTGCTATAAGGCTGTGTTGTCGTTGCAGCAATAAGTTGCTGAGCCTCTTGTAAACTTAAATATACTGGTGTTTTTTTGCCGATTTTTGGTGTTTCTAGTTCTTCTGCTGGATTTTCCTCAATTAAGCGGCGCTTGCCTTTTAAATATTTGAAAAATGATTTTAATGTCGCTACTTTGCGTGCGCGTGCAGCCGATGAATTTCCTCGCTGTACCTCGCAATACTCCATAAACAAATATAAATCCTCCAGCGTAATTTCCCTAATCGTTTCAATTGTAACATCAGAAATATCTATCTTTTGTAAATTCTTTATCGTAATATCCTGCTCAATTGCCTTTAAAAATCTGAAAAATAATACTAAATCATATTCATATTCTTTGCGTGTTCTCTGTGATTTTCCTGTAATTGTCGTTAAATACACTAAAAAATCCTTTAAAATTTTCGGAAGCACAACATTCACCTCTCCCTTAGTATACAGCACTTCCATTGCCCTTTCGATACTTGATATAATAAGCGCCATATAACAATGTCAGCATCCATAATAAACAAGTACCAAACAGCACGAGTGCGCGTAATGCGAAAATTTGTGTACCTATAGTAAATAGTAGTAATACAGCAATTGTAGTCATTGCCTCAATCAAGCTAAAAATAGCAATAAATCTCCCTAAAATCGCCAATGGCAATGCTTTTTGAATATATGTCGTAAAACCAACATTCACAAAGCTAATAGCAAAGGACAATATAAAAAATCCGACTGCTGCTAGCCACCAATTATTAGCTAATCCATAGAGTAAATAGCCAATACTGCAAAATAACAGACCATAAAACATTGCTGTTATTGGTTTTACTAGCCATTTTATATTACAAATTGAGCCAATAATAAATCCTGCACCAGCTACGCTGACAAGCAATCCATAGGAGCCTTCTGTTAGTTGTAATGTCGCTGTTGCAAAGGCGGCTTCTAGCGAATCAATTGCTGTTAAACATACGATAAAAAAGCCATTCATAATAAAAATCGAGCAAACATAAAGATGCTTCCTTGCATATGAACGTACGTCAATCCAATCTGATTTAATCAACTTAAAAGTAATGCGTTCGCCAATTATTATGTTGCTCGTAATATTATTTGGACATTTGCTAAAGAATAACATCGCAATCATTAAAGCTATTATATTTATAATAATAGCTAGTTTGGCTGTACCAATAAAGAAAAGTAGTCCAGCTATCATAGGACCTAATATAAATCCTGCTGACTGTGTCATGCTTCTCCATCCATTAAAGCGTTGTTGCTCATTTTGGACAATCACTTTTGTTGAATAAACAAATACAGCATTTGTATAAATGGCTGTAAATATTGAAATGAAAAAGGTTAGTAAATAAATGGTGAACAGATGAGTAGTAATTACTAAAATAAGCATCAATACGACTCTTGAAAGATATAAATAAATAATCAGCCTTTTTATATTCACTCGGTCAACAAAAGAGCCTGCCCAACTATTTGTTAATAGCGTGGCGATTGGTACAAACAAATAAAGAATAGTAACGCTTGCTGGCGAATTTGTAATTGCCAGGACAATTAAGTTTAATGCAATAAAGTAAATCCACTCACCAATATTAGCGATGAATAAACTGATGATTAAATAAATTTTTACCCGTGTCATAAAGTCTCCTCCTTATTTGAGCAATAAAAAATCCCATCTCCTAAGATATTTATCTTAGGGACGGAATCGACTTTGCGACACGTGTTGCCACCCTATTTCACATAATTATCGCTAATTATGCCTCTATCAGTACAATCATACTGCGCCTCTATAACGGGAGAGACCCGTCACATCATCATGCACTCAATCCGATGTGCTACTCCAAGCCTTGCTTCAGCTTCCATCCACCTGCCCGCTTGCACCATCCCGAGCTCTCTGTTAAGGCTTCCGAAAACTTACTCTTCTCTTCAATGTATTTTATTGATTTTAGCATAATGGTATTCTGGTTGTCTATATGATTTTCTAAAACCATAATAAAGTTCCCAAATTCATATTTGGGAACTTTATTATTACTCAACATTTAATGATTCTCTTTATTTGTCCCATATGATGCAAATCATGCTCCATTAGCCCCTTAAAATAGCTAGATAAAGTGAGCGTAGATTGATTAATTTTGATTTCAGCAAACCAGAGCTCCCGCGGTATTTCCCTTAGCCATTCCACTAATTGAATACGACCATTTAAAAATGCATCAATAACAAAAATCACTTCTATTTCCCTAGCTGTTAAAGCAGCTTGTTCATTAAAAATAACAACATCAGGCCCAGCAGGAAAAGCATTTCTCCTAAAGAAATATGGGATTCTATCACGTAGCACAAATTCATCCCACGCAGCAAGGTGACCTATAATTTCTACGGAAGACCACTTCCCTTCAGAAATAGGTTTTCGCAATAGCCGCTTATCTAACGTAAGCAAAAAACAGGCAAATTCCATAAAATCAAGATGATGCTTAATAATTTCTGTTTTAACCAACAATACTCCCCCTAAAAGGAACACTTGTTCTCTATTTGCGAAATCGCATTCTAACGAAGTGAGAATCGTTCGAATGTATAATGGTACACTTCACTTCGTCTAAAGGCATTATGAAATATGCTCTCTTCTCCATATTTTACATGATAAATTTGTATGATAAAATAGAAAAAGCTGGACGTTGAAAGGAGCTTTCGGAATGTCAAAACGAAAGATTGTGATTTTGGGTGCTGTCATCATTTTATGTATTGCAACAATACTCGACATTGTATATAAAGGATTATTTTATCAATTCATTACGAAAATTTTTAAGTGAGAAAGCTTGAATCGAAAAAGCCAAACTTCTCAGTAAATTGAGAAGTTTGGCTTTTCCCTTTATTATTCAGAAAGTTATATTTCTCCTTTTGATAATCTCGTACATTCTCTAAAGGCGAAATGCTGGCAGCC harbors:
- a CDS encoding transcriptional regulator, with the translated sequence MSMYREGYEHYLEKCEQFGIEPVNFHFYLIQLSQEQLVSFTEQARTLRAGI
- a CDS encoding tyrosine recombinase XerC, whose amino-acid sequence is MEVLYTKGEVNVVLPKILKDFLVYLTTITGKSQRTRKEYEYDLVLFFRFLKAIEQDITIKNLQKIDISDVTIETIREITLEDLYLFMEYCEVQRGNSSAARARKVATLKSFFKYLKGKRRLIEENPAEELETPKIGKKTPVYLSLQEAQQLIAATTTQPYSKRDYCIVMFFLNLGIRVTELCSLNLQSIQGQHITVMGKGNKERTVFMNERCYDALQQYLPTRHTYKGDGAEPLFVSQKGTRFARQSIAKIIKQLNTATLNKEKLSPHKLRHTSATLMYRAGADIRSLQHILGHSSVATTQIYTHIEDEQIQEVMKNHPLND
- a CDS encoding MFS transporter; protein product: MTRVKIYLIISLFIANIGEWIYFIALNLIVLAITNSPASVTILYLFVPIATLLTNSWAGSFVDRVNIKRLIIYLYLSRVVLMLILVITTHLFTIYLLTFFISIFTAIYTNAVFVYSTKVIVQNEQQRFNGWRSMTQSAGFILGPMIAGLLFFIGTAKLAIIINIIALMIAMLFFSKCPNNITSNIIIGERITFKLIKSDWIDVRSYARKHLYVCSIFIMNGFFIVCLTAIDSLEAAFATATLQLTEGSYGLLVSVAGAGFIIGSICNIKWLVKPITAMFYGLLFCSIGYLLYGLANNWWLAAVGFFILSFAISFVNVGFTTYIQKALPLAILGRFIAIFSLIEAMTTIAVLLLFTIGTQIFALRALVLFGTCLLWMLTLLYGAYYIKYRKGNGSAVY
- a CDS encoding DinB family protein — translated: MVKTEIIKHHLDFMEFACFLLTLDKRLLRKPISEGKWSSVEIIGHLAAWDEFVLRDRIPYFFRRNAFPAGPDVVIFNEQAALTAREIEVIFVIDAFLNGRIQLVEWLREIPRELWFAEIKINQSTLTLSSYFKGLMEHDLHHMGQIKRIIKC